The Calditrichota bacterium genome includes the window CACAGTGATGGTCCCGCCGTGCGCCTGGACAATGCCATAACTGACCGATAGCCCAAGTCCTGTGCCCTTACCCTGTTTGGTGGTGAAGAAGGGATCGAAAATCTTGCCCAAGATGTCGCGTGGGATGCCGCACCCCGTATCGGCAAAGATGACCTCGACGGCCTCATGCCCATGCAGGCGGGAAATGACAGTGAGTGTGCCGCCATCCGGCATGGCCTCGATGGCATTGATGACGAGATTGGTGAAGACCTGGGTCATCTTCTGCCGGTCAAGCAGCAGCCGCGGTAGGTCAGAAGCGAGAGAAGTGCGCACCTTGACCTTGGCCATGAGAATCTGGCTCTCGCAGAGTTGCAAGGTGCGGTTAACCACCTCATTGACGTCGGTAGGCTCGCGCTGCGGAGGCTGCTGACGAGAGAACTCCAAGAGCCCGCGTACGATGGCGCTGCAGCGGGAGGTTTCATCGATGATGAGCTTCAGTGCCTCGCTCACCCGCTCGTCCCCAGCAAACTGTTCTGCCAAGAGGTGGCTGTTGAGCATGATCGAGGTAAGGGGATTGTTGATTTCATGCGCGACGCCAGCAGCCAGTTTCCCCAGGGAGCTGAGCTTTTCCGACTGCACGAGCTGTTCTTGTGCCTGTTGCAACTCCTTGGTGCGTTCTGCAACTTTACGCTCGAGCTCCTCGGTGAGGGTACGATAGCTTTGGGTCAATTGCTCCAGCTGGCTAATCATCTGGTTGAAGGAGTGGGCAAGACGGCCCAATTCGTCCTCCCTGGAGACTGACACCCGCTGGGAGAGGTCGCCCTGGCCGACTTTCTGCATCGCGGCAAGGAGCTTGTCGATGGGTTTGATGGAGGAGGTGGTGGAAACGTAGGTAACGGCCGCGAGGAGGAGGATGCTGGCCAAAGCGGCTCCGAGGAAGCTGACCATCACCTTGCGGCGCAGGTCGCGATAGGGGGCCTCCAGCATGCCCACGTAGAGCATGCCGATGATATCCCCCTTGAGATTGCGAATCGGCTCGTAGGCGGTGATGTACCAGTCGTGCACCACGAAGGCGCGGCTGGTCCAGGGAAGCCCTTTGCCGACCACGTGCTGGTAAACCTCCTCGGAGGCACGGGTGCCTATGGCCCGCCTGCCATCCGGGAAGGTGACATTGGTGGCGATGCGCAGGTCGTCCTGAAAGATGGTGGCGGTGCCGATGTCTTTGCCCTTGTAGAGCTCCCCCTGGTAGACGGTGTTCTTGATGCGGTCGACAATCTCGAAATTGCGGTTCAGCAAGACGCCCCCGTAAAGCACACCCAGAAGTGCGCCATCTTCGCCAAGGACTGGAGCGGCCGCTTTGATCATCATGCCGGCAGTCTCCTCGTTCTCTGTCCGGGCGCGGGCGCGCGGCGTGGGAAGGAGCTGCATTCTGGCCCGCTCGGCCAGCTCTGGGCTCTCCAGGAGCACCTGGGCACGTGGCACCAACTCCGTTGACCAGCAGTGGCGGTGGGAAACGAGCACAGCGGCGACAAGCGGGTCGTCTGCCTGCGAATCTCCGGCCTGGACAGGATTGGCCGCCCTGAACAGCACTCGGCCACGGGCATCTGTGACGGTGAGGATGTCGAGCCCCTCGCGGTGGCAGGTGCGGATGATTTCTTCTTGCAGGCGGCGCACGTCTCCGGCGCGCAGCGCCTCCTGGATGAAAAAGCGCGATGCCGTCAGGCGCACTACATCGGTGATATCGCCCGCCTTTTCTTCGTACAGCGCGCGCGCCGCGTTGAGGTCGGTACGCACCTTGTCCTGCGCCTGGCTCACCAGCCGGTCACCGATGAGGCGAAGTCCGAGCCAGGTCACCACGATGCCCGAGGCCACGACAACCGCGACCGACGAAACAAGGAGCTTTGCGCGAAGAGTGAGCCTCATGCGGCCCCCTGCGATCTTTGTGCCCGCGCTTCCTCACGTGGGTTGCGCGAGCACGGTTTGGCTATGGTTGCGCTCGCCTTTGCTCTCCGGCTCAGAGTTCAGCGCGCACGGCTTCCATCAACCGGGGCAGAGCGGCACGCACCGGCGGCGACATCTCCATGCCGGGAGCCACAGTCGCCGGTTCCACTCCCAGCAAGACCACCTCGACTCTGGCCAGAGCAGGTTCGCCAACCCGAAGCAATCTGAGCGACGACAGCAGGCTCACCTGGTGGGCGAAACGCAGCCCGGCATTTGCCCGCTCCAGCTCCTCATAGGTGAGGCGATGGATTGTCCCGGGCTCGCTTCCGGCGCGCACCGCGTCGATGATGACCACTTTGCCTGCACCTTCCAGCTGGGTGGCGACTGCCATGAAGTTGGTGCCACATTCCACGACCCGCACGTGCCTAGGCAGACGCGCCGCCTGCAGCAGATTGGCCATGTGCACGCCGACGCCTTCGTCGGCCAAGAGCACGTTGCCCACGCCGACCACCAGGGTATGTGGCTGATGATCACCCATTACCCAGATCCACCAGGTGCACCGAGCACGACAAGCAGGGGTCATAGGCCCTGGCGACCATTTCCAGCTTGTGTGCCAACACCTCCTTCGGCTCGCTGGCCAACCGTTCTACCGCCACGCGCATGTCTTTTTCGATGTTGGCGGCGTTCTGCGAGGTTGGCGCGATGACATCTGCAGAGGTTAGCCGTCCCTTGTCGTCGAAGGAGTAGCTGTGGTAGAGGATGCCACGGGGCGCCTCGGCAGCACCTGTGCCCTGGCCTGCTCTGAGTTCCACCGCTGCCGGCTTTTCCTGCTTGATGCCAGCCTGCAGGAGCTCGTCAATAAGCGCGATGGAGTGTTCCAGGGAATAAACCAGCTCCACCACTTGCGCGGTGTTGTTATGGAAAATGTTCTCGGTGAAGGAGGTCAACCCGAGACGCTCGGCCGCCTCCTTTGCCTTTCCGGTGAGGGCTTTGCCGTTGACCATCAATCTGGCCAAGGCTCCCACCATAAACGGTTGCCCTTTGTACATGCTGTGCTTGGAGTGCGAGTGCTTGACCACGAACTCGTTGCACACCTTGCGGTAATCGTGGATAGGGAAGACCTCTCCGGTGGACAGACAAATCTGCTCGCCGACCAGCGAGAAGGAGCCGTCCGCTGGGCGAAGGGCAGCGTAGACCGTCGGCGATTCGGTGAAGCGCGGCGCCTCCAGAGTGGCCATGAAGTCAACAGCCTTCTGGGCCAGGTCCATGCCGACCACAAGCTTCGCCCGCAACTCGCGCAGCTCGGCGGCGCTTGGGACTTTGCCGAATCCTCCGACCACGGTATTCACCGGGTGCACGGCGCGTCCGCCGACCACTTCTTGCACCGTGTTGCCGATTTTTTTCAGCTCCAAACCCAACTTGACTTTGTCTGGGTGGTCGGCGGCCATGGCGATGGCGCCGCTGTAGCCCAAGTAGTCAGGGAGGGCAAGGCAAAACACGTGCAGCGCGTGGCTCTCGATGTTGCCGCCCTGCAAGAAGAGGTCGCGAAGCAGGGTGGTCTGCCGACTCACCTTCACCCCAAAAGCGTCCTCCACCGCCAACTGCGAAGTGATGGTGTGCACGCCCGAGCAGATGGAGCAGATGCGGGAGACGATTGCCGGCACCTCACTGTAGATGCGCCCCTTGAGCAATGCTTCGAAAAACCGTGTGCCTTCCAGGATGTCCATCTGCACCCTGGTGGCTTTGCCGTTCTTGATCTCAACGGTAATGCCGCCATGTCCTTCAATTCGACACAGATGATCGATGACGATAGACGTGCTCATTCGTTCTTCCCTCTCCCAAGTTCCGCTTGCAGTGCCTGCGCGGGAGCGGCAAAGGTGCGCAAGGCATTATGGATATCCACGAGTGTGAACCCTTTCTCCTCCAGGATCTTTACCTCAGAAGCCACATTCGCCTCGTCCACCGGGCCACGGCAGCCGCAGCAGGCTACCCCGTAGCTGGGACAGCGAGCGTTGCACCCGGCCTGGGTGAGCGGCCCCAGACAGAGCTGGCCGCGGGTGACGAGGAGGCATTCATTTTCGCGCATCTTGCACTCAGTGCAGACAGCATAGTTCGGCAGGAGGGGCAGGTCTCCATGCAGCAACATGGGGATGGCGCGGAGAAAATCCTCCTTTTCCATCGGGCAGCCGGAGATGGCATAGTCGACCTTGACAAAGGTACGCAGCGGCTGCGGTGGAATGGTCTCGAAGCAGTCGCCATTGCCGCCGTACACTGCCTTGCACAGTTCGTCGCGCGCGAGCTCGTTGTGCATGGCCGGAATGCCGCCCCAGGTGGCACATGTGCCAATGGCCACGAGCAACTTGGAGCGCTTGCGGATCTTCTTCAGCAGGTCAACCTCTTCAGGTTTGACCACCGAGCCTTCCACGAAGGCGATGTCCAACGGCCCTTCCTCGTCGTTGTCGGAAGTGGCTGTGTGAAAAACGCGTATGTCCACGGCACCAGCGATGTCCAGCAATTCATCCTCGCAGTTGAGAATGACAATCTGTTCGCCACTGCAGCCAGTGAGTCCGAAGATGCCAATCTTGGGTTTCACAATCATCGTCAGTTTCCTCCTCACACCACCTCTGGTAGGTTGATGACGTCCCAGTACGTGAAAATCGGCCCGTCCAGGCAGGTGTATTTGTAGCCGATGGCGCAGTGGCCGCACTTGCCGACGCCACACTTCATCTTGCGCTCCAAGGACATCAGGATGTGGTCTTTGGAAAAGTTACGCTCTAAGAGCTTCTGCAGAACGAACTTGTACATCACCGGCGGTCCACATACCGCAGCGATGGTGGTCTTGGGATCGAGCTCGACCTTGTCGAAGAGCTTAGGCACCACGCCGATGTGCGCGGGCCATCTGCCGGTGTCGTCACGGTCGACGGTGAGCAGGCAGGTGATGTCCGGCTGGTCCAGCAGGCCGAGGAGCTCGTATTTGAAGAGCATGTCGCCGGGCACGCGTGCGCCGTACATGAGGATGATGTCTTTGAACTTGCTGCGGTTGTCCATGGCATACCACAGCAGCGAGCGCAGTGGTGCCATGCCCAGGCCGCCTGCCACCAGCAAGAGGTTGTGCCCTTCCATCTCCTCGACTGGGTAGCCATTACCATACGGCCCCCTGATGCCGATGAGGGAATCGACCGGAAGTCTGAACAGTGCCTCGGTGACGCGTCCCACCTTGCGCACACAGAGTTCCAACACACCAGGCCTGGTCGGCGAGGAGGAGATGGAGATCGGCGCCTCGCCGGTGCCGAGCACGCTCAGTTCCACAAACTGGCCGGGCCGGTGTTTGAAGTTGCGCGCCACCTCTTCGTCCTCAAAGCGCAACTGGAACAGGCGATGGTCCGGTATCTGCGGCAGGATGCGCACGATCCGGGCCAAGTGCGGCTGATAAGGGTTGTCCTTCGGTACGTGGTCAGACATGGGTCTCGCTCCGCAGTTTGGTGATGAGTTCGATGATGTTGATGTCCGCCGGGCATGCCTCGATGCAGCGCCCGCAGCCAGTGCAGGCGGGTCGCCCGTACTCTGCTACAAAGCCGCGCTGCTTGTGGAAGAAGCGGTTCTTCACCCGAGAGGACCGCTCCTTGCGGAAGTTGTGCCCGCCGGCAACCAGCGCATAATCCTTGAAGAGGCAAGAATCCCAGCGGCGCTTGCGCGCCCCCTGTTGCGCATTCAGTTCCAAGATGTCAAGCACGTCGTAGCAATAACAGGTGGGGCAGACCATCGAGCATGCGCCGCAACTGAGGCACTTGTCGCCTGCGTCCTTCCATAGGTCACTCTCATATTCCAGGTCGAAAATCTCCGGCAGGCCCCAGGTTTCTACGTCCACAGCAAAGTGCTCCCGCCTGGCATTCGACCGCCGCTTGAACTCTTCCTTTGCCCGCTCGTCCACCTCGCCGAAAAGGTGGTGCGAGGCATTGACCATGTCGTCCCCAAGGCTGGTGCCCACCATGACCATGTACCGGTCGCCGATGTCGCTCAGGAACAGGTCAAAGCCATCCTCGGTGAAGTAGGTGCCCATAGAATTGCAGAAGCAGTGCTGGTCGGGAATGCAGTCCAGGCCAATTATCGCCACATGCTTGCGACGCTCGAAGTAGTAGGTATCTGTGTACTTGCCGCTGAAGACCAGGTCCAGGATCTTTATGCCGTGAATATCGCAGGGGTGAAGACCGAAGAGGACGTATCGCTTACCTTCCTCTTCGTTCACCGGGACGTACCCTTGCGGGGAGAAGGCAAACATCGTCTGTTCTGGCGGCATGAAGTACTTCTTAGGAGGCAGAATGGTACGCAGGCACCCGACTTGAATATCGGCCAGGTCTTCGACTTTGGCAAAGGCACAGCTCTTCTCGCCCCTTTTGAGTGGTGCGTGGAGTTCGCCGAAGGACCTGCTCGCCTCGAGAAAGGGAAGGAGATTGCTCTTGGACAAAGTGACGATCTTCATCGGTCCACCTTTCGTGCATGTGTGTCAGTTCTTCCTGAGGAGGTTTTCCACTCGTCGCAGCAGCTCATCCGCCTTAATCGGCTTCTCGGCAAAGTCGTCCGCTTCGAAGTATTCACCGTCGGTCTCTGGTGAAAAGGTGAACCCAGTTACCTGGTTCACTGAGGAGATGGCAAAGACCGGGATGGAACGCAAAGCCGGATCATGCTTGAGCTGGTAGCAGAGTTTGAACCCGTCGTTCATGCGGTCCATGATGATGTCCAGGATGATGAGATCGGGCTTGGACGCCGCGATCTTCTGCTCCGCCTCCGCCTTGGAGTGGGCGGTCTCCACGTCATAGTCTTTGCTCTCCAAGATACTCTTGGTGATCTCCACATAGTCGGGATCGTCATCAACTATCAAGATTTTCGCCCTCTGTGCCATGGACTAATTCTCCTTGTGCTTCGTTTGCGTGGTTCGCGCTATCTACGCTTTATGTCGTCTTGTACGCGGGCAGGTGAACTGCGAAGGTGCTGCCGCGGTCCACCTCACTTTCCACTTCGATGTAGCCGCGGTGGGACTCCACAATGCGCTTGGCGATGGCGAGTCCCAGACCTGTGCCACAAATCTTGCGGGTGTGCTCGTTCTTCACCCGATAGAACTCATCGAAGATCCTGCCCTGCTCTTCTGCCGGAATGCCGAAGCCGGTGTCCTTGACTTCCACCACCAGGTAGGAGTCCTGGCTGCTCGCCGACACGGTGACCTCGCCACCTGGCCGGTTGTACTTGATGGCGTTGCTCACCAGATTGGTGAACACCCGCATCAGGTCCTCGCGATCGCCTACCACTTTGGGCAGGCGCGACGCGGTGGAGAGCTTCAAGGAAATTCCCTTGGTGCTGGCCTCGCTGCCCATGAGTTCGACCACTTCCTTGAGGATCTTATCAACTTCGACCGGGGCCATCTCCTGGGCTACTTTGCCGGCTTCGATGGCGGAGAGGTCCAACAGGTCGCGGATGAGGCCGAGCAGGGCGGCCGCGCGGTCCCGGCAGCGTTCGATGATCTGCATTTGTCGCGCCGGGTCGTCCTTGACCATCCCGTCCAGAATCAAGTTGAGGTAGCCCTCGATGGCGCCGATGGGTGCCTTCAGTTCGTGAGCGACCATGCGCACAAAGTCAGACTTGCTCCTCTCGATGCGCTTCTGCTCTGAGATGTCCCGGAGGACCACCACAACGCCGAGGACCTCGCTCCTGTCGCTCAGAATGGGCGAGAGCGTGGCCGCCAGCACCCCATTGGGTTCATGTGCGCTGGGGAGTTCCTTTCTGGCCAGCACCGGATGGTTCCCATGGTGAGCTATGGCACCGATGATGAACTCCTCAAGCTCCTTGTTCTGGAGGAGCCCTTCGATGGGCTTCCCCAGGGCCTGCGCATCGTGCAGGCGGAGCATTTTCTGGGCGACGGGGTTGAGGAGCACCAACTGTCGCCTCTGGTTCACCACGAGAAGCCCCTCCCCCATGGACTGGATGATGCTGGCCGTGCGCGACCGCTCCGCCGCAAGCTCCAGCAGGTTGCGTTCCCGTTCCCTGCGCAGGCGGTCGGTCTCAAGGAGCAGGCGGCGCCTTTCCAGGCCGCGCAGGATGGCCGCGCGAAGCTCCTCCGGCCCAAACGGCTTGGGCAGGTAATCGAACGCGCCCTTCTTCACCGCCTCCACCGCCGATTCGATGGTCGCGTAGCCGGTGATGACGATGGTCACGATCTTCTTGTCGTGATGGTGGATGGCCTCCAGCAGCTCCATGCCGCCCATCTCAGGCATCAGCAGGTCCACCAACACCAGGTCCGGCGATTTTTCCTGCGCGAGGGCCAACCCGGCCCGGCCGTCTGCGGCGGTGAGCACCTCATAGTGCTCGTCGCTCAAAATGCGTTGGCAGCCGAGGCGAATGATCTCCTCATCGTCAACGACCAGTATGCGCGGCGTGCTCCTCATTGGTCTTCGCAATCCTTATGACTGCTTTTTCAAACCCATACCCTTGTAGGTATCCACCTTCTGCCAAGAGGTGCTGCGCGCCTTGGCGAGAAGCGATTCGACACGTTGCACGAGCTCATCGGGGCGGACCGGCTTCTCCACAAAGTCTTCGACCGGCAGAAAATCACCGTCGGTCTCCGGTGAGAAGCGGAACTCTGCCATCTGATTGATCTGAGTGACCATCAGCACGGGGATCTTTCGGTACCGCTCATCAGCGCGCAGGCGATAGGCGAGATGGAAACCCTCGGTGCCTTTGGGCATCATCACGTCCAGCATGATGAGGTCGGGTTGCCAGGTGCCCAGTGCCTGCCAGGCCTCTTCCGGGGTGTAGGCGGCAGCTGTCTGGAAGCCGTTTGCCTTCAGCACGGTCTTGTTAATTTCGACAAAGTCCGGATCGTCGTCCACGATGAGAATTCTTGCTTTGGGCGCCATGGGGTAAACCTCCGTTTTTGCAGCCTGTAGTTCGGCCGTTGCTCCCTGCAATGCCGAGAGCACGGCCACTTTCAAGTCTTCTATGCCAAAGCACTCCAGGTGGTAGTAGTAGACTCGCGCCTTGCGGATCTCCGCTTCCAACTCCCGGGTGTTGTGCGTGCTTTTGACAATGATTTTCGATTTTGGGTCCAGGCCGCGCAGGATGCTCACCGCGCGCTCAGGACGCATCCCTTCCACCTTGGCGTCCAGCACGATGACTTCGAACTTGTGCTCCTGCACGCGGCGGATGGCCTCGGCAATGTCGGCCTCTGCCTCGATGCAATACCCGTGCGCGTACACAAACTGCGTGAGCTCGCGAATGCAAGGGTCCTGCTGGTCGCCGACCACCAAGATGTTTGCCAGGCAATGAATGGGCGGCCTCAGTTCGGCCCTACCCGGCTGATATGTTCTGTCCGCTTCCATTCTACGCCCGTTCTTACAAGACCCGTGCCAGGAATCGGGCGCGTTGACGGCAAGGTCTGCTCGCGACGCAACTCATTGAATAACAAGGGTCGGAACGGTGGTCTCAGACGGGCAGTGATACCTTCGCACTGCGGGCGCAGCGGCGCAGTGGGGTATTTTTCCACATTTTCACGGGGGGCAGAACGCAATGGCCTTCAGGGGCCTCTAAGCGAGCCTGGTTCCCACCGAACATCGGCTGGAACCAAAGTGAAAGAATCTTCCACAGTGGGGTGTTTTTCCCCACCGCGCAGAAGGGAAAGGTGCGGATGGCGGGGGGCCTCTTGCGCCTGGAGAGTTTGCTCAGGAGCGGAGTTCCCACGGTTCGGGCCCGTTGAGGTGCTCGGTGAGGCGACCTGGGCAGGGAGGATAAACGGCGACTATGGGGTCTTGATCTGATAGCGCTTGATCTTCTCGTACAACGTCTTGCGGTCGATGCCCAGCAGTTGCGCGGCGCGGGAGCGATTCCAATCGGTGGCCTTGAGGGTGCGGGTGATGTGTTCTTTCTCGAGCTCTTCCAGCGTGCGGATCTGGAACTGGTCCGCAGGTGCGGCCTTCTCCTCGACGCGCAAATGAGCAGGGAGGCTGTCTGGCGTGATCTGGTCGCTGTCCTCGATGACCACGGCGCGCTCGATCACGTTCTCCAGCTCGCGCACGTTACCCGGCCAGTGGTAATTGCACAGCAGCTGCATAGCCGAAGGCGAGATGTCGTGGATGTCGCGCTTGCGTCGCTGGTTGTACTTCTGCAGGAAATGGCGCGCCAAGAGTGGAATATCTTCCTTGCGCTCGCGCAACGAAGGCAGGTAAATGGGGATGACACTCAGGCGGTAGTAGAGGTCCTCGCGGAACGTCCCTTCTTGTACGCAACGGCGGAGGTCGCGATTGGTGGCGGCGATAACGCGCACGTCCACCTTGATGGTGTGCGTGCCGCCCACGCGGCGGATCTCGCGCTCCTGAATGGCGCGGAGAATCTTGGCCTGCATGCTGAGCGAGATATTGCCGATTTCGTCGAACAGGAACGTGCCGCCGTTCGCTAACTCGAAGCTACCGTGCTTTGTCTCGATGGCACCAGTGAATGCTC containing:
- a CDS encoding Ni/Fe hydrogenase subunit alpha, encoding MSTSIVIDHLCRIEGHGGITVEIKNGKATRVQMDILEGTRFFEALLKGRIYSEVPAIVSRICSICSGVHTITSQLAVEDAFGVKVSRQTTLLRDLFLQGGNIESHALHVFCLALPDYLGYSGAIAMAADHPDKVKLGLELKKIGNTVQEVVGGRAVHPVNTVVGGFGKVPSAAELRELRAKLVVGMDLAQKAVDFMATLEAPRFTESPTVYAALRPADGSFSLVGEQICLSTGEVFPIHDYRKVCNEFVVKHSHSKHSMYKGQPFMVGALARLMVNGKALTGKAKEAAERLGLTSFTENIFHNNTAQVVELVYSLEHSIALIDELLQAGIKQEKPAAVELRAGQGTGAAEAPRGILYHSYSFDDKGRLTSADVIAPTSQNAANIEKDMRVAVERLASEPKEVLAHKLEMVARAYDPCLSCSVHLVDLGNG
- a CDS encoding FAD/NAD(P)-binding protein — encoded protein: MSDHVPKDNPYQPHLARIVRILPQIPDHRLFQLRFEDEEVARNFKHRPGQFVELSVLGTGEAPISISSSPTRPGVLELCVRKVGRVTEALFRLPVDSLIGIRGPYGNGYPVEEMEGHNLLLVAGGLGMAPLRSLLWYAMDNRSKFKDIILMYGARVPGDMLFKYELLGLLDQPDITCLLTVDRDDTGRWPAHIGVVPKLFDKVELDPKTTIAAVCGPPVMYKFVLQKLLERNFSKDHILMSLERKMKCGVGKCGHCAIGYKYTCLDGPIFTYWDVINLPEVV
- a CDS encoding response regulator, encoding MRSTPRILVVDDEEIIRLGCQRILSDEHYEVLTAADGRAGLALAQEKSPDLVLVDLLMPEMGGMELLEAIHHHDKKIVTIVITGYATIESAVEAVKKGAFDYLPKPFGPEELRAAILRGLERRRLLLETDRLRRERERNLLELAAERSRTASIIQSMGEGLLVVNQRRQLVLLNPVAQKMLRLHDAQALGKPIEGLLQNKELEEFIIGAIAHHGNHPVLARKELPSAHEPNGVLAATLSPILSDRSEVLGVVVVLRDISEQKRIERSKSDFVRMVAHELKAPIGAIEGYLNLILDGMVKDDPARQMQIIERCRDRAAALLGLIRDLLDLSAIEAGKVAQEMAPVEVDKILKEVVELMGSEASTKGISLKLSTASRLPKVVGDREDLMRVFTNLVSNAIKYNRPGGEVTVSASSQDSYLVVEVKDTGFGIPAEEQGRIFDEFYRVKNEHTRKICGTGLGLAIAKRIVESHRGYIEVESEVDRGSTFAVHLPAYKTT
- a CDS encoding sigma-54-dependent Fis family transcriptional regulator; protein product: MSERSGSVNILVADDDVSIREGCERVLRGEGYRVRTAADGLEALQALQTEHFDIALLDLKMPGRDGLEVLREIKRQAPATDVVMITGYATVETAVEAMRLGAYDYIPKPFPPSEVRQVVAKVLKKRELLSGPPEQEWKIELDGRTDIIVGDSPRMREVFRLVKKVAPTDSTVLIYGESGTGKELIARAIHYNSHRRDKPFLTVDCGSLVETLFESELFGHVKGAFTGAIETKHGSFELANGGTFLFDEIGNISLSMQAKILRAIQEREIRRVGGTHTIKVDVRVIAATNRDLRRCVQEGTFREDLYYRLSVIPIYLPSLRERKEDIPLLARHFLQKYNQRRKRDIHDISPSAMQLLCNYHWPGNVRELENVIERAVVIEDSDQITPDSLPAHLRVEEKAAPADQFQIRTLEELEKEHITRTLKATDWNRSRAAQLLGIDRKTLYEKIKRYQIKTP
- a CDS encoding hydrogenase maturation protease — translated: MGDHQPHTLVVGVGNVLLADEGVGVHMANLLQAARLPRHVRVVECGTNFMAVATQLEGAGKVVIIDAVRAGSEPGTIHRLTYEELERANAGLRFAHQVSLLSSLRLLRVGEPALARVEVVLLGVEPATVAPGMEMSPPVRAALPRLMEAVRAEL
- a CDS encoding NADH:ubiquinone oxidoreductase, whose translation is MVKPKIGIFGLTGCSGEQIVILNCEDELLDIAGAVDIRVFHTATSDNDEEGPLDIAFVEGSVVKPEEVDLLKKIRKRSKLLVAIGTCATWGGIPAMHNELARDELCKAVYGGNGDCFETIPPQPLRTFVKVDYAISGCPMEKEDFLRAIPMLLHGDLPLLPNYAVCTECKMRENECLLVTRGQLCLGPLTQAGCNARCPSYGVACCGCRGPVDEANVASEVKILEEKGFTLVDIHNALRTFAAPAQALQAELGRGKNE
- a CDS encoding cache domain-containing protein, yielding MRLTLRAKLLVSSVAVVVASGIVVTWLGLRLIGDRLVSQAQDKVRTDLNAARALYEEKAGDITDVVRLTASRFFIQEALRAGDVRRLQEEIIRTCHREGLDILTVTDARGRVLFRAANPVQAGDSQADDPLVAAVLVSHRHCWSTELVPRAQVLLESPELAERARMQLLPTPRARARTENEETAGMMIKAAAPVLGEDGALLGVLYGGVLLNRNFEIVDRIKNTVYQGELYKGKDIGTATIFQDDLRIATNVTFPDGRRAIGTRASEEVYQHVVGKGLPWTSRAFVVHDWYITAYEPIRNLKGDIIGMLYVGMLEAPYRDLRRKVMVSFLGAALASILLLAAVTYVSTTSSIKPIDKLLAAMQKVGQGDLSQRVSVSREDELGRLAHSFNQMISQLEQLTQSYRTLTEELERKVAERTKELQQAQEQLVQSEKLSSLGKLAAGVAHEINNPLTSIMLNSHLLAEQFAGDERVSEALKLIIDETSRCSAIVRGLLEFSRQQPPQREPTDVNEVVNRTLQLCESQILMAKVKVRTSLASDLPRLLLDRQKMTQVFTNLVINAIEAMPDGGTLTVISRLHGHEAVEVIFADTGCGIPRDILGKIFDPFFTTKQGKGTGLGLSVSYGIVQAHGGTITVDSEVESGTMVTVRLPIEGSDSAHQGGRS
- a CDS encoding response regulator; this translates as MAQRAKILIVDDDPDYVEITKSILESKDYDVETAHSKAEAEQKIAASKPDLIILDIIMDRMNDGFKLCYQLKHDPALRSIPVFAISSVNQVTGFTFSPETDGEYFEADDFAEKPIKADELLRRVENLLRKN
- a CDS encoding response regulator — protein: MEADRTYQPGRAELRPPIHCLANILVVGDQQDPCIRELTQFVYAHGYCIEAEADIAEAIRRVQEHKFEVIVLDAKVEGMRPERAVSILRGLDPKSKIIVKSTHNTRELEAEIRKARVYYYHLECFGIEDLKVAVLSALQGATAELQAAKTEVYPMAPKARILIVDDDPDFVEINKTVLKANGFQTAAAYTPEEAWQALGTWQPDLIMLDVMMPKGTEGFHLAYRLRADERYRKIPVLMVTQINQMAEFRFSPETDGDFLPVEDFVEKPVRPDELVQRVESLLAKARSTSWQKVDTYKGMGLKKQS
- a CDS encoding 4Fe-4S dicluster domain-containing protein translates to MKIVTLSKSNLLPFLEASRSFGELHAPLKRGEKSCAFAKVEDLADIQVGCLRTILPPKKYFMPPEQTMFAFSPQGYVPVNEEEGKRYVLFGLHPCDIHGIKILDLVFSGKYTDTYYFERRKHVAIIGLDCIPDQHCFCNSMGTYFTEDGFDLFLSDIGDRYMVMVGTSLGDDMVNASHHLFGEVDERAKEEFKRRSNARREHFAVDVETWGLPEIFDLEYESDLWKDAGDKCLSCGACSMVCPTCYCYDVLDILELNAQQGARKRRWDSCLFKDYALVAGGHNFRKERSSRVKNRFFHKQRGFVAEYGRPACTGCGRCIEACPADINIIELITKLRSETHV